A genomic segment from Myxosarcina sp. GI1 encodes:
- the rplD gene encoding 50S ribosomal protein L4, whose protein sequence is MVNCVVKNWQGENVGETTLELKVAKAENAEHIVHRALIRQINNARQGTASSKTRAEVRGGGRKPWRQKGTGRARAGSSRSPLWRGGGVIFGPKPRDFSVKMNRKERRLALRTAFDSRLEDTIVVENFAEQLDRPKTKEITAALKRWEIDAERKVLLILPEIPENIYLSTRNISNLKVIKATNLNIYDLLNASKIVATTDALEQIKEVYGD, encoded by the coding sequence ATGGTTAATTGTGTAGTCAAAAATTGGCAGGGGGAAAATGTCGGCGAGACGACCCTCGAACTAAAAGTTGCCAAAGCAGAAAATGCCGAACATATTGTGCATCGAGCCTTGATCAGACAAATTAATAATGCTCGTCAGGGGACTGCCTCTAGCAAAACTAGAGCCGAAGTTCGTGGGGGCGGACGCAAACCCTGGCGACAAAAAGGAACTGGTCGCGCTCGCGCTGGTTCGAGTCGTTCGCCTTTGTGGCGGGGTGGTGGAGTTATCTTTGGACCCAAACCCAGAGACTTTAGCGTCAAAATGAATCGCAAAGAGCGTCGTTTGGCGTTAAGAACGGCTTTCGACTCGCGACTGGAAGATACGATTGTTGTAGAAAACTTTGCCGAGCAGTTAGATAGACCTAAAACCAAAGAAATAACTGCTGCTTTAAAACGTTGGGAAATAGATGCAGAACGGAAAGTATTGCTAATATTACCAGAAATTCCCGAAAATATTTATTTATCGACTAGAAATATCAGCAATTTAAAGGTTATTAAAGCTACAAACTTAAATATTTACGATTTGCTTAACGCCAGTAAAATTGTCGCGACCACCGACGCTCTAGAACAAATAAAGGAGGTATACGGTGACTAA
- a CDS encoding NAD(P)H-quinone oxidoreductase subunit N, whose protein sequence is MALITTGKSFIRALEQAGALSLYMPLEGGAEGRYQRRLRAYGYRTIALTARGLGDPAAYLTRFHGVRPPHLGKKDIGQGAAVGDIYFVPPIANYELANLAENAKGLVLWIMEGQVLSRQELEYLIDLPKQEPRIKVVLEMGGDRSVSWKPLAEVINAA, encoded by the coding sequence ATGGCATTAATTACTACTGGTAAATCTTTTATTCGCGCTCTCGAACAAGCTGGAGCATTGAGTTTGTATATGCCTTTAGAAGGAGGTGCGGAAGGACGCTATCAAAGGCGATTGCGAGCTTATGGTTATCGAACTATTGCTTTGACTGCTAGAGGGTTGGGCGATCCAGCCGCCTATCTAACCAGATTTCACGGCGTTCGTCCCCCTCATTTAGGTAAAAAAGATATCGGGCAAGGTGCCGCAGTGGGAGATATTTATTTTGTACCGCCCATTGCTAACTATGAACTGGCAAATCTGGCAGAAAATGCGAAAGGATTGGTACTGTGGATTATGGAAGGACAGGTTTTGTCTCGTCAGGAACTCGAATATTTAATCGATCTGCCAAAGCAAGAGCCACGAATTAAAGTAGTCTTGGAAATGGGTGGCGATCGCTCCGTGAGTTGGAAACCACTAGCAGAAGTTATAAATGCCGCCTAG
- a CDS encoding 50S ribosomal protein L23, which translates to MTKNYNNPRYLADLILKPIITEKGTIQMELGKYVFDVLPIATKPQIKAAIESLFDVSVVKVNTLNLPRQKRRVGRFMGYKAQYKRAIVTLKEGDSIVLFPEL; encoded by the coding sequence GTGACTAAGAATTACAACAATCCCAGATATTTAGCCGACTTGATCCTCAAACCAATTATTACCGAAAAAGGAACAATTCAAATGGAGCTTGGCAAGTACGTTTTTGACGTTTTGCCTATAGCTACCAAACCACAGATCAAAGCGGCGATTGAAAGTTTGTTTGATGTCAGCGTAGTTAAAGTTAATACTCTGAATCTACCTCGTCAAAAACGCCGTGTAGGTAGGTTTATGGGCTATAAAGCTCAATACAAAAGAGCCATTGTAACTCTAAAAGAGGGAGATTCAATCGTTCTATTCCCCGAACTGTAG
- the rplC gene encoding 50S ribosomal protein L3, whose amino-acid sequence MSVGILGTKLGMTQIFNQETGAAIPVTVVQAGPCVVTQIKTKETDGYSSIQIGYQEVREKALSKPELGHLQKTGLAPLRHLKEYRTESTGEYELGQTLDLSAIFSTEAKVDVTGKTIGRGFAGYQKRHNFRRGSMTHGSKNHRAPGSTGAGTTPGRVYPGKKMAGRYGATQITVRKLQVVKVDAEQNLLLIGGALPGKPGALLSIAPSKQV is encoded by the coding sequence GTGTCTGTAGGTATTCTCGGCACCAAACTAGGCATGACCCAGATTTTTAACCAGGAAACTGGGGCTGCTATTCCTGTAACTGTAGTTCAAGCAGGTCCTTGTGTCGTAACTCAAATAAAAACTAAAGAAACCGATGGCTATAGTTCGATTCAAATCGGCTATCAAGAAGTCAGAGAAAAAGCTCTGTCAAAGCCAGAACTCGGTCATCTGCAAAAAACTGGACTGGCACCACTGCGGCACCTGAAAGAATATCGCACCGAATCTACTGGCGAGTATGAATTGGGTCAAACTCTCGATCTTTCAGCAATTTTTAGCACCGAAGCCAAAGTTGATGTGACGGGTAAAACTATCGGTCGCGGTTTTGCTGGCTATCAAAAAAGACACAACTTTCGTCGGGGTTCGATGACTCATGGCTCCAAAAACCATCGCGCTCCTGGTTCGACTGGAGCGGGTACTACTCCAGGCAGGGTTTATCCAGGGAAAAAGATGGCAGGAAGATATGGCGCAACCCAGATAACCGTGCGTAAATTACAGGTAGTAAAAGTAGATGCCGAACAAAATTTATTGTTGATTGGCGGTGCGTTACCTGGAAAACCAGGAGCGTTACTCAGCATCGCACCCAGCAAACAGGTTTAA